One window of Saccharicrinis carchari genomic DNA carries:
- a CDS encoding T9SS type B sorting domain-containing protein, with protein MQKYSKYSNPHAMHRYFLFFFLISANLSAQFTENWDDSSFSTPLVWQGDLDKYTINTVEHQLLLTAPSATSEAYISTPSTALIDAAWEFTVHMDFNPSGSNYAQLFLACNQATYNDKMEGYYVMVGDTEDEVSLWKREAGNNLKIIDGRDKILDSPSVTVTIKVQRNSVGNWQLHTRREGEDFTLEGEVLDNSISTSNYFGIYCRYTSTRSDKFSFGPVSVLGAAFVDTVKPLVTSHQLLAANQISLLFNEHLDSSSISNGKFAIEPDGIHPDKVVSNNRRVNVFFNAYLQDTDAGLLSVKDIRDKSGNIMNDTSLTYRFKRIKLLHSKVLDPNNLQLYFNKNIDASLTNIAIAESELNFSTPLFVKDSTLLIRSNKPMLPHQIYTVKLTGILASFGDIIKDTTLNITYRPAHRFDIIFTELMPDETPNVGLFHSEYIEIYNRRDYPINLDGMKLIINDKESVLPNYLLSPGAYAIIINQKHLDNWPADLPVIPIKSLPVLTNSAGTLILHHANNLVSDVIQYPIVMDDGGFKASGGWSIERKDLNNHQPDYNWGYAMHLDGGTPGTENSIHAQNPDTIPPRISYLSYIDAHTFKIVFNEALKNTDTFAPSIIQVEQATVSEIIVDPIFINSIEFSLEEDIPAGQIFEAGFSKAISDFAGNTLNNSVKDQKLWLRLGVPETIDSFDICINEVLFNPQPDDVDFVELYNRSDKTLNRSDIYLATLSHSTSDILIPDKLKRINNKNSLFFPNDYLVVSSDIKKTEAKHVQTNSTMLNQASLPAMGNDEGSIAIAQNNGLIIDYFIYSSDMHFELLRNKEGVSLERVSPNAPSNNYHNWHSASQHSAYATPTQQNSQYSDYAPKDNGDWVSLEKEAFSPNADGTDDFLRINYSLGEPGWTGTISIYNRYGRVIKTVVSNQLLGVQGFFIWDGTNHNHQKADMGIYIVYADFFSTSGKRKQRKIATVLTAGRKK; from the coding sequence ATGCAAAAATATTCAAAATACTCCAATCCTCATGCTATGCACCGATATTTTTTATTTTTCTTTTTAATTAGCGCCAACCTCTCCGCTCAGTTTACCGAAAACTGGGACGACAGTAGTTTTTCTACTCCCCTTGTTTGGCAGGGCGATTTGGACAAATATACCATTAATACGGTGGAACACCAACTGCTGCTAACAGCTCCTTCAGCAACTTCGGAGGCATATATTAGTACTCCCAGCACCGCCCTGATAGATGCAGCATGGGAGTTTACCGTGCATATGGATTTTAACCCTTCGGGCTCAAACTATGCCCAACTATTTTTAGCCTGTAACCAAGCCACCTACAACGATAAAATGGAAGGCTATTACGTTATGGTGGGCGATACCGAAGACGAGGTATCGCTATGGAAACGGGAAGCCGGCAATAACCTGAAAATAATAGATGGCAGAGATAAAATTTTAGATAGCCCATCGGTTACCGTCACCATAAAAGTGCAGCGCAACTCAGTTGGTAATTGGCAGTTACACACAAGGCGCGAGGGCGAGGATTTTACCCTGGAGGGTGAGGTGTTGGACAATAGCATAAGCACGTCCAATTACTTTGGTATTTATTGCCGATACACTTCTACACGCAGCGATAAATTTTCATTCGGTCCGGTTTCTGTTTTGGGTGCAGCTTTTGTTGATACCGTTAAACCACTGGTAACATCACATCAATTGCTTGCCGCCAATCAAATCAGCCTGCTTTTTAACGAGCACCTCGATTCATCTTCCATCTCAAACGGCAAATTTGCGATTGAACCCGATGGGATACATCCCGATAAGGTGGTAAGTAACAACCGTAGGGTGAATGTTTTTTTTAATGCTTACTTGCAAGATACAGATGCGGGACTGCTAAGCGTTAAAGACATCAGAGACAAATCGGGTAACATAATGAATGACACCTCTTTAACCTATCGTTTTAAAAGAATAAAATTACTCCACTCCAAGGTGTTGGATCCCAACAACCTGCAACTCTATTTTAATAAAAATATAGATGCTTCGCTTACAAATATTGCGATAGCAGAAAGCGAATTGAATTTTTCGACTCCTCTATTTGTTAAAGATTCTACTCTACTAATCAGGAGCAACAAGCCCATGTTGCCCCATCAGATTTATACCGTAAAGCTAACCGGCATACTGGCATCTTTTGGCGATATAATTAAGGATACCACCCTAAATATCACCTATCGCCCTGCCCATCGCTTCGATATTATATTTACCGAATTGATGCCCGACGAAACACCTAACGTGGGGCTGTTCCATTCGGAATATATCGAAATATATAACCGGAGAGACTATCCTATTAATTTAGATGGCATGAAGCTAATAATTAACGATAAGGAATCCGTATTGCCCAACTATCTACTTTCTCCCGGTGCGTATGCAATAATTATCAATCAAAAACACCTGGACAATTGGCCAGCGGATCTCCCCGTAATCCCCATCAAAAGCCTGCCTGTATTGACCAACAGCGCAGGTACATTGATCCTCCATCATGCCAACAATCTGGTAAGCGATGTGATACAATATCCCATCGTTATGGACGATGGCGGCTTTAAGGCGAGCGGAGGATGGTCTATTGAGCGCAAGGATCTTAATAACCATCAGCCCGACTATAACTGGGGCTATGCCATGCATTTGGATGGGGGCACCCCCGGAACGGAAAATTCAATTCATGCCCAAAATCCGGATACGATACCTCCCCGGATTAGTTACCTATCCTATATTGATGCGCATACTTTTAAAATTGTTTTTAACGAGGCATTAAAAAACACCGATACTTTTGCACCTTCCATTATTCAGGTTGAACAGGCCACCGTTTCCGAGATAATTGTTGACCCTATTTTTATAAATAGCATAGAATTTTCGTTGGAGGAAGATATACCGGCAGGACAAATTTTTGAAGCCGGTTTTTCCAAAGCAATTAGCGATTTTGCAGGCAATACACTAAATAATAGTGTTAAAGATCAAAAGCTTTGGCTGCGTCTTGGCGTACCCGAAACAATAGACAGTTTTGACATCTGTATAAATGAGGTTTTATTTAACCCACAGCCCGACGATGTTGACTTTGTAGAACTTTATAACCGGTCGGACAAAACACTCAATAGGAGCGACATCTATTTGGCAACACTTAGCCATTCTACTTCGGATATACTTATACCCGATAAACTGAAGCGAATAAACAATAAAAACAGTTTATTCTTCCCCAACGATTACTTGGTAGTTAGTTCAGATATAAAAAAAACCGAAGCCAAGCATGTACAAACCAACTCAACCATGCTTAACCAGGCCAGCCTCCCTGCGATGGGCAACGACGAAGGCAGCATAGCCATAGCCCAAAACAATGGACTTATTATTGATTATTTTATTTATAGCAGCGATATGCACTTTGAATTACTGCGCAACAAGGAGGGGGTTTCGTTGGAGCGTGTAAGCCCTAACGCCCCCTCCAATAATTACCATAATTGGCACTCGGCTTCGCAGCATAGCGCCTATGCCACACCAACGCAGCAGAATTCGCAATATTCCGATTACGCACCAAAAGATAATGGAGATTGGGTATCGTTAGAAAAGGAGGCGTTTAGTCCGAACGCAGATGGAACAGATGACTTTTTAAGAATAAATTATAGCTTGGGCGAACCGGGCTGGACCGGTACGATAAGTATATACAATCGCTACGGCCGTGTTATTAAAACTGTTGTTAGCAACCAATTATTGGGTGTACAGGGTTTTTTTATCTGGGACGGCACAAACCACAACCATCAAAAAGCCGATATGGGCATATATATCGTTTATGCCGATTTTTTTTCGACCTCGGGTAAAAGAAAACAACGCAAAATCGCCACCGTTTTAACGGCAGGAAGAAAGAAATAA
- a CDS encoding T9SS type A sorting domain-containing protein, whose amino-acid sequence MKQTLLLLAVLFSVGSIAQNLVVNGGFETWDDETTPLNWDHVENVTQETTIVHSGTYSAKHTGGIKDLGQYLPVTGGETYVVSIWYYTIEADGTDSRIWAKWADSEKTTIKDEATEDQLQGPNNGYFPTFGQWAEYSTTVAAPASAAFLYLEVRTYRDAITYWDDFSVTEDNATGMGSNNAASTLVYPNPFANSLRISDSGIVLVEVINSVGQLMSQTKGNSTDKLVIPTNNLAKGIYIVKITDAEGNIQTKKVVKK is encoded by the coding sequence ATGAAACAAACTTTACTTTTGCTTGCCGTACTATTTTCTGTCGGCTCTATTGCCCAAAACCTTGTTGTAAACGGAGGTTTTGAAACCTGGGACGATGAGACTACACCCTTGAATTGGGATCATGTTGAAAATGTAACGCAGGAAACCACCATTGTGCATTCCGGAACCTATAGCGCCAAGCATACAGGCGGAATAAAAGACCTTGGTCAATACTTACCTGTAACAGGAGGGGAAACCTACGTTGTTAGCATCTGGTACTACACCATAGAAGCCGATGGAACAGATTCCAGAATATGGGCCAAATGGGCAGATAGTGAAAAAACTACCATTAAGGACGAAGCTACGGAAGATCAGCTTCAAGGACCTAACAATGGGTATTTCCCTACTTTTGGGCAGTGGGCGGAATACAGTACTACGGTTGCTGCACCTGCAAGTGCCGCTTTTTTATATCTGGAAGTGCGCACCTACAGGGATGCGATTACTTATTGGGACGATTTTAGCGTTACCGAGGACAATGCTACCGGAATGGGTTCGAATAATGCAGCTTCAACTTTGGTTTATCCTAACCCTTTCGCAAATAGTTTAAGGATTAGTGATTCCGGAATAGTTTTGGTTGAAGTAATCAATTCAGTTGGTCAGTTGATGTCGCAAACCAAAGGCAACAGCACAGATAAGCTGGTGATTCCAACAAATAATCTGGCCAAAGGAATTTATATTGTAAAAATAACAGATGCAGAAGGAAATATCCAGACAAAAAAAGTAGTGAAAAAATAA
- a CDS encoding TlpA family protein disulfide reductase — translation MKSLDSWHFFKVMKKYPVALNYNETIRATLLNESNDFLKMSGLKKTDIRIHHEEFISFTALIDKIRKDHLGSVVFIDLWGAWCGACLYDIKHKKALGMDKIFEKYKVQTVYLCTLSPKKEFDYYINKLDMTGDHYFFSREQKQEAKGKFNVYAYPHYMFLNKNGELINDDVPRMVITTKGVARLNQDFIDLVKRLSE, via the coding sequence ATGAAAAGCTTAGATTCTTGGCATTTTTTTAAAGTGATGAAAAAATATCCGGTTGCATTAAATTACAATGAAACTATACGTGCCACGCTGCTTAATGAAAGTAATGATTTTTTAAAAATGTCAGGCCTTAAGAAAACCGATATCAGAATTCACCACGAAGAATTTATTTCATTTACGGCGTTAATCGATAAAATTAGAAAAGACCATTTAGGTAGTGTTGTGTTTATCGACTTATGGGGCGCTTGGTGTGGTGCTTGCCTATACGATATTAAGCACAAAAAGGCATTGGGCATGGATAAGATTTTTGAAAAGTATAAGGTGCAAACCGTTTATTTATGCACGCTTTCGCCAAAAAAGGAATTTGATTACTATATCAATAAGTTAGATATGACAGGCGATCACTATTTTTTTTCCAGGGAACAAAAACAGGAGGCGAAGGGTAAATTCAATGTGTATGCGTATCCACACTATATGTTCCTCAACAAAAATGGGGAGCTGATAAACGATGATGTTCCGCGAATGGTAATTACCACAAAGGGAGTCGCACGATTGAATCAAGATTTTATTGATTTGGTAAAACGCTTAAGCGAATAA
- a CDS encoding gliding motility-associated C-terminal domain-containing protein: MNTLFKYIFIFLLAASSQLSAQTVSIVSDNATASGNAAYPQKDTLFFYADIASATLSVAPISGSNVTYTWDKYENGGWTEVMTINVPDFPAVINEGAYRVTVNNNGVFVGQDVCWTFEPRILTLEVDTIFSDCTHIQLTTNTTTKPLNYLNPANGNPYTVNYELAYEWSSEPAGDANTYTEAQPTMEAPVEPITYAATAIAFNGAHSLEANFVYDDPKAVEANFTFNVTDRENKNELPINTKFTGITEYTGSSEILVFINDSSKGLNKSYTIDFNTNTEGGEEKPTENDLIEITFDKLGEYYMDVSVKNDLSGCTDLTPLGPIKIEEIYLGIPNVFTPDGDGINDEFMAVYSSIKEFKLIVFNRWGRKVFQTTDPGEAWDGKIGGKDAAEGVYFYVVTAKGYNKGEERKYEGPVHLLRGN, encoded by the coding sequence ATGAACACTTTGTTTAAATATATTTTTATTTTTCTGTTGGCTGCAAGCTCACAACTCTCTGCTCAAACAGTAAGCATTGTATCTGATAACGCTACGGCCTCTGGCAATGCAGCGTATCCACAAAAAGATACCTTATTTTTTTATGCAGATATAGCATCGGCCACTTTAAGCGTTGCTCCGATTAGTGGAAGTAATGTTACCTATACCTGGGACAAATACGAAAACGGTGGCTGGACTGAAGTGATGACAATAAATGTTCCTGATTTTCCGGCTGTTATCAATGAGGGTGCATACCGGGTTACTGTTAATAATAACGGCGTGTTTGTGGGTCAGGATGTTTGTTGGACTTTTGAACCCAGAATACTAACGCTCGAAGTAGATACTATTTTTAGCGACTGTACCCACATACAGCTCACTACCAACACCACTACCAAACCACTCAATTACCTTAATCCGGCTAACGGAAATCCATACACCGTTAACTACGAGCTTGCCTATGAATGGTCCTCGGAGCCGGCAGGTGATGCAAATACTTATACGGAAGCACAACCAACGATGGAGGCTCCCGTAGAACCAATAACATACGCTGCTACAGCAATAGCATTTAATGGGGCACACAGTTTGGAGGCTAATTTCGTTTATGATGATCCGAAAGCCGTTGAAGCCAATTTTACATTTAACGTAACGGATAGGGAAAATAAGAACGAATTGCCTATTAATACTAAGTTTACTGGAATCACAGAATATACGGGCTCTTCCGAGATTTTGGTATTTATCAATGATTCGTCAAAAGGCCTAAATAAAAGTTACACCATTGACTTCAATACTAATACCGAAGGAGGTGAAGAAAAGCCCACTGAAAACGATTTGATTGAGATTACTTTTGATAAGCTTGGAGAATACTATATGGATGTAAGCGTAAAAAACGACCTCAGCGGATGTACAGACCTAACACCTTTAGGCCCCATAAAAATTGAGGAGATTTACCTGGGCATACCCAACGTTTTTACACCAGATGGCGATGGTATCAACGATGAGTTTATGGCTGTATATTCTTCGATAAAAGAGTTTAAGCTAATTGTGTTTAACCGTTGGGGACGGAAGGTTTTTCAAACCACAGATCCGGGTGAGGCCTGGGACGGTAAAATTGGCGGCAAAGACGCTGCCGAAGGGGTTTACTTTTATGTAGTTACAGCCAAAGGCTACAACAAAGGCGAAGAACGAAAATACGAAGGCCCTGTACATTTATTAAGGGGTAATTAG
- a CDS encoding aspartate-semialdehyde dehydrogenase, translating to MKVAVVGASGAVGQEFLKVLDERDFPLSELVLFGSERSAGKVYTFKGKEIKVKELKHNDDFKDIDIALVSAGGGISKEFAPTITKYGAIMIDNSSAFRLDDDVPLVVPEVNAEECKNAPRNIIANANCTTIQMVVVLKALENLSHIKRVHVSSYQSASGAGASAMAELEQQAKDFAANKELTVEKFAHQLLFNVIPHIDVFTENGYTKEEMKMYHETRKIMNSDIQVSATTVRVPVMRAHSESIWAETEKPVSPEEFRAECERFKGITVMDNPQANEYPMPFELAGENDVFVGRIRKDISNPNGIAFWCVSDQIKKGAALNAVQIAEYMIEQKLIK from the coding sequence ATGAAAGTAGCAGTCGTAGGTGCCAGTGGGGCAGTAGGACAGGAGTTTCTGAAAGTTCTGGATGAACGTGATTTCCCGCTAAGCGAATTGGTATTATTTGGTTCGGAGCGTAGTGCAGGTAAGGTATATACCTTTAAGGGAAAAGAAATTAAGGTTAAGGAGTTAAAACATAACGACGATTTTAAAGATATTGATATAGCGTTGGTTTCTGCCGGGGGTGGCATTTCAAAGGAGTTTGCCCCAACCATTACTAAGTACGGTGCCATCATGATTGACAACTCGAGTGCCTTTCGATTGGACGACGATGTACCCTTGGTAGTGCCCGAGGTAAATGCCGAGGAGTGTAAAAATGCACCCCGAAACATTATAGCCAATGCCAATTGTACAACTATTCAGATGGTGGTGGTTTTAAAAGCGCTTGAAAATCTATCCCATATAAAAAGGGTGCATGTTTCGTCCTATCAATCCGCAAGCGGAGCTGGTGCTTCGGCCATGGCCGAATTAGAACAGCAGGCAAAAGATTTTGCGGCTAACAAAGAGCTTACAGTAGAAAAGTTTGCACATCAGCTGTTGTTTAATGTTATTCCGCATATCGATGTTTTTACGGAAAATGGATATACCAAAGAAGAAATGAAAATGTACCATGAGACCCGTAAAATAATGAATTCCGATATCCAGGTAAGTGCGACTACAGTGCGTGTGCCTGTGATGAGGGCCCATTCGGAGTCTATATGGGCGGAGACGGAAAAGCCTGTTTCGCCCGAAGAGTTCCGTGCCGAATGTGAAAGGTTTAAGGGAATAACCGTAATGGATAATCCCCAAGCCAATGAATACCCCATGCCATTTGAACTGGCAGGCGAAAATGATGTTTTTGTGGGACGTATTCGTAAAGATATCTCCAACCCCAACGGGATAGCATTTTGGTGCGTAAGCGATCAGATAAAAAAAGGTGCTGCCTTAAATGCAGTTCAAATAGCAGAGTATATGATTGAACAGAAATTGATAAAATAA
- the rfbB gene encoding dTDP-glucose 4,6-dehydratase: MKKILITGGAGFIGSHVVRLFVQQYPKYHIYNLDALTYAGNLENLKDIENAPNYTFIKGDIVEEDMINKLFDEYQFDAIIHLAAESHVDRSISDPLSFIRTNILGTVNLLNAAKAQWHGNYEGKLFYHISTDEVYGSLGATGLFTETTPYDPRSPYSSSKASSDHLVRAYYHTYGMPVVISNCSNNYGPNQFPEKLIPLAINNIKKMKPIPIYGKGENVRDWLYVIDHARAIDLIFHQGKNGETYNIGGINEWTNIDLIKKMCEVLDRKLDRPEGTCAGLITYVKDRAGHDMRYAIDSSKLMKELGWEPSLQFEEGIEKTIDWYLANETWMNNITDGSYESYYQKQYEER, encoded by the coding sequence ATGAAAAAAATTCTTATAACGGGAGGTGCCGGTTTTATTGGTTCGCACGTGGTTCGACTGTTTGTTCAGCAATATCCCAAATACCATATTTACAATCTGGATGCACTTACCTATGCCGGTAATCTGGAAAACCTAAAAGATATAGAGAACGCACCCAACTATACTTTTATTAAGGGCGATATCGTAGAAGAGGATATGATAAATAAACTTTTTGATGAATATCAATTTGATGCCATCATTCATCTGGCGGCAGAGAGTCATGTAGATCGTTCTATATCAGATCCGCTTTCGTTTATACGTACCAATATTCTGGGCACGGTAAATCTATTAAATGCGGCCAAAGCACAGTGGCACGGCAACTACGAAGGAAAACTGTTTTACCATATTAGTACCGATGAGGTGTATGGCTCGTTGGGTGCAACGGGGCTTTTTACTGAAACAACGCCCTATGATCCGCGCAGCCCCTATTCCTCCTCAAAAGCCAGTAGCGACCACCTTGTAAGGGCCTATTATCATACCTATGGAATGCCTGTTGTTATTTCCAACTGTTCCAATAATTATGGTCCGAATCAGTTTCCGGAGAAGCTTATTCCGCTGGCTATTAATAATATAAAAAAAATGAAGCCTATCCCTATATATGGCAAGGGCGAAAATGTACGCGATTGGCTCTATGTAATTGATCATGCACGAGCCATCGACCTTATATTCCATCAAGGTAAAAATGGCGAGACCTACAATATTGGTGGGATCAATGAATGGACAAATATCGATTTAATAAAAAAAATGTGCGAAGTGCTGGATCGTAAGTTGGATAGGCCCGAGGGCACCTGCGCCGGCCTGATTACCTACGTTAAAGACCGCGCCGGCCACGACATGCGTTACGCTATAGACTCATCCAAGCTAATGAAGGAATTAGGCTGGGAACCGTCGTTGCAGTTTGAAGAGGGAATAGAAAAAACCATCGATTGGTATCTGGCCAATGAAACATGGATGAACAATATTACCGACGGCAGCTACGAAAGTTATTATCAAAAGCAATACGAAGAGCGGTAA
- the galE gene encoding UDP-glucose 4-epimerase GalE: protein MSKQILVTGGTGYIGSHTVVELQNSGFDVVIVDDLSNSQIEVLDNIEKITGIKPAFEKFDLSDSALTDNFFKQYSNIEAIIHFAAYKAVGESVQKPLEYYRNNLNSLMNLLAGMKKYGVAHMVFSSSCTVYGQPDKLPVTESTPRKEAESPYGNTKAIAEDILRDFARVNKDINSIALRYFNPVGAHESALIGELPVGVPNNLLPFITQTAAGLRDELSIFGDDYDTPDGTAIRDYINVVDLSKAHVVAINRMLQNKNKANYEYFNVGTGEGYSVMQLVKTFIEVTGVDVKYKIVGRREGDIEKIWADTSYGNKELGWKAEKTLEETLASAWKWEKNIRGIK from the coding sequence ATGAGCAAGCAAATATTAGTTACCGGCGGCACAGGTTACATAGGTTCGCATACAGTTGTTGAATTACAAAATTCGGGTTTCGATGTGGTTATCGTTGATGATTTATCCAATTCGCAGATAGAAGTGTTGGATAATATCGAGAAAATTACGGGGATAAAACCGGCATTCGAAAAATTTGACCTGTCGGATAGTGCTTTAACCGACAACTTCTTTAAGCAATATAGTAACATTGAAGCCATCATTCATTTTGCAGCATATAAAGCGGTGGGCGAGTCTGTTCAAAAACCGCTTGAATATTATCGTAATAACTTGAACTCATTAATGAATCTGTTGGCAGGAATGAAAAAATATGGAGTTGCCCATATGGTTTTTTCTTCTTCGTGCACGGTTTACGGCCAGCCGGATAAATTGCCCGTTACGGAATCAACACCGCGTAAAGAGGCAGAATCGCCCTACGGAAACACCAAGGCCATTGCCGAAGATATATTGCGTGATTTTGCCAGGGTAAACAAAGATATCAATAGTATTGCTTTGCGCTACTTTAACCCGGTTGGCGCACATGAATCGGCGTTAATCGGTGAGCTGCCTGTAGGTGTGCCCAATAACCTGTTACCTTTTATCACCCAAACGGCGGCTGGCCTGCGCGATGAGCTTAGTATTTTTGGCGACGACTACGACACGCCGGATGGAACGGCTATACGCGATTATATCAATGTTGTGGATCTATCAAAAGCCCATGTGGTAGCAATCAACCGTATGTTGCAAAATAAAAATAAAGCCAACTACGAATATTTTAACGTTGGCACCGGCGAAGGATACTCCGTGATGCAGTTGGTAAAAACGTTTATAGAAGTGACCGGTGTGGATGTTAAGTATAAGATTGTAGGCCGTCGGGAAGGCGACATCGAAAAAATTTGGGCCGATACCTCGTATGGAAATAAAGAGTTGGGTTGGAAAGCCGAAAAAACCCTGGAAGAAACACTTGCCTCGGCCTGGAAATGGGAGAAGAATATCCGTGGAATAAAATAA
- a CDS encoding HU domain-containing protein, translating to MLDLGKNINDLLYSYDCVIVPGLGGFVANHKNATVNEKTGVFSPPRREIGFNKSLAHNDGLLISHMASSQRISFEDCNKRLAKHVSILKYQLSKGECIDIGNAGELKNDALGNTIFIPKHEESFCRDSFGLSTYQFKTLDQVKAQNESSRRWVWRTLQTKNARQIAASVTLILGMLMVTPEFGNQTQQSTFTDLFPKTEYTIAHPKVDATVIKEAVEDLNKTVQSHNSETEEVLPISAELKNNYFIIGASFKEEHQAQKFLNKLARRGIEGAEIIAANNRYRVSLEGFSDKEMAIKALENHRKTNGFNSAWLLKH from the coding sequence ATGCTTGACTTAGGAAAAAACATAAACGACTTACTTTACAGCTACGACTGTGTAATAGTTCCGGGCTTAGGAGGCTTTGTTGCAAATCACAAAAATGCTACAGTAAACGAAAAAACCGGTGTTTTCAGCCCACCACGCAGAGAAATTGGTTTTAACAAAAGCCTGGCTCATAACGATGGTTTGCTAATAAGCCATATGGCCAGCTCACAGCGGATAAGTTTTGAGGATTGCAATAAGCGCCTGGCCAAGCACGTAAGTATTTTAAAATATCAGCTTAGTAAAGGCGAGTGTATTGACATAGGCAATGCCGGAGAACTTAAAAATGACGCCTTGGGCAATACCATTTTTATTCCCAAGCACGAGGAGTCTTTTTGCAGAGATTCTTTCGGTTTGTCCACCTATCAATTTAAAACTTTAGATCAGGTAAAGGCGCAAAACGAAAGCTCGCGCCGATGGGTTTGGCGAACCTTACAAACCAAAAACGCACGTCAGATAGCCGCAAGTGTTACCTTGATATTAGGAATGCTGATGGTAACACCCGAATTTGGTAACCAAACACAACAAAGTACTTTTACCGATTTATTTCCAAAAACAGAATACACCATAGCGCATCCAAAAGTAGATGCTACCGTCATCAAAGAAGCTGTAGAGGACTTAAATAAAACAGTGCAAAGCCACAACTCCGAAACAGAAGAAGTACTGCCTATAAGCGCGGAGTTAAAAAACAATTATTTTATTATTGGCGCCAGTTTTAAAGAAGAACATCAAGCGCAAAAGTTCCTGAATAAATTAGCCCGCAGAGGCATTGAGGGAGCCGAAATAATAGCGGCGAACAATCGCTATCGTGTTTCGTTAGAAGGATTCAGCGACAAAGAAATGGCAATTAAAGCCCTGGAGAATCATCGTAAAACGAATGGTTTTAATTCAGCATGGCTGCTAAAACATTGA
- the asnA gene encoding aspartate--ammonia ligase yields MAKLFIPKNYESPLDLKQTEHAIKTIKDHFQTALSAELRLRRVTAPLFVMKGTGINDDLNGTERPVAFPIKEFNDQTAEVVHSLAKWKRMALADYDIEEGYGLYTDMNAIRPDEELDNIHSLYVDQWDWERSMGSDDYNLDFLKYIVKKIFEVLKRTEFVVYERYPQIKPVLPEKIKFVQAQDLLDAYPDLSPKEREDAIAKKYGAVFIIGIGHPLSNGEKHDGRAPDYDDWSTPTGDKYHGLNGDILVWNPILENSFELSSMGIRVSPEVLARQLQIENCTERKELLFHKRLLNGELPLSIGGGIGQSRLCMFFLRKAHIGEIQASIWPESMRKECKENKIFLV; encoded by the coding sequence ATGGCTAAATTATTTATTCCAAAGAACTATGAGTCTCCTTTGGATCTGAAACAAACGGAACATGCGATAAAAACGATTAAGGATCATTTTCAAACAGCGCTGTCGGCCGAGCTGAGGTTGCGACGTGTAACGGCTCCGTTGTTTGTGATGAAGGGAACCGGTATTAACGACGACCTGAATGGAACCGAACGTCCTGTTGCTTTTCCCATAAAGGAGTTTAATGATCAAACGGCCGAGGTGGTTCACTCCCTGGCCAAGTGGAAACGCATGGCACTGGCCGATTATGATATTGAAGAAGGATATGGCCTTTATACCGATATGAATGCCATCCGCCCCGATGAGGAGCTGGATAATATACATTCGCTTTACGTAGATCAATGGGACTGGGAACGGAGTATGGGAAGCGATGATTATAACCTGGATTTTCTTAAATATATCGTTAAAAAAATATTTGAGGTGTTAAAACGAACTGAGTTTGTGGTATATGAACGTTATCCGCAGATTAAACCTGTTCTACCGGAAAAAATAAAGTTTGTGCAGGCTCAGGACTTACTTGATGCGTATCCGGACTTGAGCCCCAAGGAGCGTGAAGACGCCATAGCCAAAAAGTATGGAGCTGTTTTTATTATTGGTATTGGTCATCCTTTAAGTAATGGCGAAAAACATGATGGCCGAGCTCCGGATTACGACGATTGGAGTACCCCAACAGGCGATAAGTACCATGGCCTTAATGGCGACATTTTAGTGTGGAACCCAATCCTCGAAAACTCTTTTGAATTGTCGTCAATGGGTATCCGCGTGAGTCCGGAAGTACTAGCCAGGCAGTTGCAAATAGAAAATTGTACTGAGCGGAAAGAACTTCTTTTTCATAAGCGTTTATTGAATGGCGAACTTCCCTTGTCCATCGGCGGTGGTATTGGTCAGTCGCGCCTTTGCATGTTCTTTTTGCGCAAGGCCCATATTGGCGAAATACAAGCGAGTATTTGGCCCGAGAGCATGCGTAAGGAATGTAAGGAAAATAAGATATTTTTGGTGTAA